The Lactuca sativa cultivar Salinas chromosome 2, Lsat_Salinas_v11, whole genome shotgun sequence genome includes a window with the following:
- the LOC111883382 gene encoding potassium channel SKOR isoform X1, translated as MRSEIGRRTTVEEREDEKRRKTAAATEDDEVGDKEYEMVDVRDHGRFGIRRRSVFTLLAWDSGELDSTHRGFNFNRDTVIDGIKDLCIHPQNRWYRTWEKFILLWAIYSSFFTPMEFGFFRGLPNHFYLLDIFGQTAFFIDIVLLFFVPYRDTRTHKLIYNRNLIALRYLKSHFIFDLLACMPWDNIYTAFGKKEEVRYLLLIRLVRARKVLDFFSKLEKDIRVKYLFSRVLKLIAVELYCTHTAACIFYYLATTLPPNEEEYTWIGSLKLGDYSYSNFRHIDLWTRYITSLYFAIVTMATVGYGDIHAVNLREMIFVMVYVSFDMVLGAYLIGNMTALIVKGSNTERYRDRMADLLKYMDRNKLGKDIRNQIKDHMRLQYDSNYTDSAVIQDLPTSIRAKISATLYKSYIEKVSLFKECSLEFINHIVTRVHEEFFLPGEVIMEQGIVVDQLYFVCHGNLEEVVIHEDGSEEIVSILKPHDSFGDVSIICNIAQLYTVRVLDLSRLLRIDKQSFSNILDIYFHDGRKILNNLLEGKQGDNHMKDMVTDIKIHIGMQEAELALRVNSSAYSGDLSHLKSLIRAGADPDRKDYDGRTPLHLAASKGHENITLFLIQQGVEVNVFDNFGNTPLFEAIKNGHDKIASLLVKHGASFKIEDAGSFLCSSVSRGDIDFIRRVLSNGVDPNSKDYDFRTPLHVATSQGSYVIAKMLVEAGANVLSKDRWGNTPVDEARLSGNKILMKLLEERKSFQMSEFPSCSQETRDKMSRKKCTVYAFQPWEIKDERKYGVVLWVPDTIDELMKTAAEHLKLELSTGFCIVTEDVGKILDVNMITDGQKIYLITIDT; from the exons ATGAGGAGCGAGATCGGGCGGAGGACTACGGTGGAGGAGAGAGAAGACGAGAAGCGGAGGAAGACGGCGGCGGCGACTGAGGACGATGAAGTCGGAGATAAGGAGTACGAAATGGTAGATGTTAGGGATCACGGGCGGTTTGGAATACGACGTCGCAGCGTGTTCACATTGTTGGCGTGGGACTCAGGGGAGCTGGACTCGACTCACAGGGGTTTCAATTTCAATAGAGACACAGTCATCGATGGCATCAAAGATCTCTGCATCCATCCACAAAACAG ATGGTATCGCACTTGGGAGAAATTCATATTACTATGGGCAATTTACTCTTCTTTCTTCACACCCATGGAATTTGGCTTCTTCAGAGGATTACCAAATCACTTCTATTTACTCGACATATTTGGTCAAACAGCTTTCTTCATCGACATTGTCCTTCTCTTCTTCGTTCCTTACAGAGACACTCGAACCCACAAATTAATCTATAATCGAAACCTAATAGCTCTTCG GTACTTAAAATCTCATTTCATCTTCGATTTACTTGCATGCATGCCTTGGGATAATATTTACACG GCATTTGGGAAAAAAGAAGAAGTGAGATACCTTTTGCTGATTAGACTAGTGAGAGCCCGGAAGGTTCTAGATTTCTTTTCCAAATTGGAAAAGGACATACGCGTCAAGTATCTGTTTTCTAGGGTTCTAAAACTCATTGCTGTTGAACTCTACTGCACACATACAGCAGCTTGCATATTCTACTATTTAGCTACAACTCTTCCACCTAATGAAGAAGAATACACATGGATTGGAAGCCTTAAACTCGGTGACTACAGCTACTCCAACTTCAGACACATTGATCTTTGGACGCGATATATCACATCCTTATATTTTGCAATTGTTACCATGGCAACTGTCG GTTATGGTGATATACATGCGGTGAATTTAAGGGAGATGATATTCGTAATGGTGTATGTCTCATTTGACATGGTTTTGGGTGCTTATTTGATTGGTAACATGACAGCTTTAATCGTGAAAGGATCGAACACAGAAAGATACAGAGATAGAATGGCGGATCTTCTTAAATATATGGATCGAAATAAATTAGGAAAAGATATTCGTAATCAAATCAAAGATCACATGCGATTACAATACGATAGCAACTACACTGATTCTGCTGTTATTCAAGATCTTCCGACTTCTATTCGTGCTAAA ATATCGGCAACTCTGTATAAGTCATATATTGAAAAGGTTTCTCTTTTCAAGGAATGCTCTTTGGAATTCATCAATCATATCGTAACACGAGTGCATGAAGAGTTTTTTCTTCCTGGAGAAGTGATTATGGAACAAGGGATTGTTGTTGATCAACTTTATTTCGTCTGCCATGGAAACCTG GAAGAGGTAGTTATACATGAAGATGGATCAGAAGAAATAGTATCAATTCTAAAACCTCATGATTCTTTTGGAGATGTTTCAATTATATGCAACATTGCCCAATTATACACAgttagagttcttgacctttctCGACTTTTGAGAATTGATAAACAATCTTTTTCCAATATCCTTGACATATATTTTCACGATGGAAGAAAAATTCTCAACAATTTACTAGAG GGTAAACAAGGTGATAATCACATGAAAGATATGGTAAcagatatcaaaattcatattggAATGCAAGAAGCCGAACTTGCATTAAGAGTCAATAGTTCAGCTTATAGTGGAGATTTATCtcatttaaaaagtttaattcgAGCTGGAGCTGATCCAGATAGAAAAGATTATGATGGAAGAACACCACtg CATCTCGCAGCATCAAAAGGGCACGAAAATATAACTCTTTTCCTAATTCAACAAGGCGTAGAAGTCAACGTTTTTG ATAATTTTGGGAACACGCCGTTATTTGAAGCGATTAAGAATGGGCATGATAAGATTGCTTCGTTATTAGTGAAACATGGTGCTTCATTCAAAATAGAAGATGCTGGAAGTTTCTTGTGTTCATCAGTATCAAGAGGAGATATAGATTTTATCAGAAGGGTTTTGTCAAATGGTGTTGACCCAAATTCAAAAGATTACGACTTTAGAACTCCACTTCATGTTGCCACGTCACAAGGATCTTATGTAATAGCGAAGATGCTAGTTGAAGCAGGGGCTAATGTTTTATCAAAGGACAG ATGGGGGAATACTCCAGTTGATGAAGCGAGATTATCTGGAAACAAAATATTGATGAAATTATTAGAAGAAAGAAAGTCTTTTCAGATGTCTGAATTTCCTTCATGCTCTCAAGAAACAAGAGATAAAATGTCACGAAAGAAATGTACAGTATATGCGTTTCAGCCATGGGAAATAAAAGATGAAAGAAAATATGGAGTTGTGTTGTGGGTCCCGGACACCATTGATGAACTCATGAAAACAGCAGCTGAGCATTTGAAGTTGGAGCTTTCTACTGGTTTTTGTATTGTAACAGAAGATGTAGGTAAGATTCTTGATGTGAATATGATTACAGATGGACAGAAGATATACTTAATCACTATTGACACATGA
- the LOC111883382 gene encoding potassium channel SKOR isoform X2 yields the protein MEFGFFRGLPNHFYLLDIFGQTAFFIDIVLLFFVPYRDTRTHKLIYNRNLIALRYLKSHFIFDLLACMPWDNIYTAFGKKEEVRYLLLIRLVRARKVLDFFSKLEKDIRVKYLFSRVLKLIAVELYCTHTAACIFYYLATTLPPNEEEYTWIGSLKLGDYSYSNFRHIDLWTRYITSLYFAIVTMATVGYGDIHAVNLREMIFVMVYVSFDMVLGAYLIGNMTALIVKGSNTERYRDRMADLLKYMDRNKLGKDIRNQIKDHMRLQYDSNYTDSAVIQDLPTSIRAKISATLYKSYIEKVSLFKECSLEFINHIVTRVHEEFFLPGEVIMEQGIVVDQLYFVCHGNLEEVVIHEDGSEEIVSILKPHDSFGDVSIICNIAQLYTVRVLDLSRLLRIDKQSFSNILDIYFHDGRKILNNLLEGKQGDNHMKDMVTDIKIHIGMQEAELALRVNSSAYSGDLSHLKSLIRAGADPDRKDYDGRTPLHLAASKGHENITLFLIQQGVEVNVFDNFGNTPLFEAIKNGHDKIASLLVKHGASFKIEDAGSFLCSSVSRGDIDFIRRVLSNGVDPNSKDYDFRTPLHVATSQGSYVIAKMLVEAGANVLSKDRWGNTPVDEARLSGNKILMKLLEERKSFQMSEFPSCSQETRDKMSRKKCTVYAFQPWEIKDERKYGVVLWVPDTIDELMKTAAEHLKLELSTGFCIVTEDVGKILDVNMITDGQKIYLITIDT from the exons ATGGAATTTGGCTTCTTCAGAGGATTACCAAATCACTTCTATTTACTCGACATATTTGGTCAAACAGCTTTCTTCATCGACATTGTCCTTCTCTTCTTCGTTCCTTACAGAGACACTCGAACCCACAAATTAATCTATAATCGAAACCTAATAGCTCTTCG GTACTTAAAATCTCATTTCATCTTCGATTTACTTGCATGCATGCCTTGGGATAATATTTACACG GCATTTGGGAAAAAAGAAGAAGTGAGATACCTTTTGCTGATTAGACTAGTGAGAGCCCGGAAGGTTCTAGATTTCTTTTCCAAATTGGAAAAGGACATACGCGTCAAGTATCTGTTTTCTAGGGTTCTAAAACTCATTGCTGTTGAACTCTACTGCACACATACAGCAGCTTGCATATTCTACTATTTAGCTACAACTCTTCCACCTAATGAAGAAGAATACACATGGATTGGAAGCCTTAAACTCGGTGACTACAGCTACTCCAACTTCAGACACATTGATCTTTGGACGCGATATATCACATCCTTATATTTTGCAATTGTTACCATGGCAACTGTCG GTTATGGTGATATACATGCGGTGAATTTAAGGGAGATGATATTCGTAATGGTGTATGTCTCATTTGACATGGTTTTGGGTGCTTATTTGATTGGTAACATGACAGCTTTAATCGTGAAAGGATCGAACACAGAAAGATACAGAGATAGAATGGCGGATCTTCTTAAATATATGGATCGAAATAAATTAGGAAAAGATATTCGTAATCAAATCAAAGATCACATGCGATTACAATACGATAGCAACTACACTGATTCTGCTGTTATTCAAGATCTTCCGACTTCTATTCGTGCTAAA ATATCGGCAACTCTGTATAAGTCATATATTGAAAAGGTTTCTCTTTTCAAGGAATGCTCTTTGGAATTCATCAATCATATCGTAACACGAGTGCATGAAGAGTTTTTTCTTCCTGGAGAAGTGATTATGGAACAAGGGATTGTTGTTGATCAACTTTATTTCGTCTGCCATGGAAACCTG GAAGAGGTAGTTATACATGAAGATGGATCAGAAGAAATAGTATCAATTCTAAAACCTCATGATTCTTTTGGAGATGTTTCAATTATATGCAACATTGCCCAATTATACACAgttagagttcttgacctttctCGACTTTTGAGAATTGATAAACAATCTTTTTCCAATATCCTTGACATATATTTTCACGATGGAAGAAAAATTCTCAACAATTTACTAGAG GGTAAACAAGGTGATAATCACATGAAAGATATGGTAAcagatatcaaaattcatattggAATGCAAGAAGCCGAACTTGCATTAAGAGTCAATAGTTCAGCTTATAGTGGAGATTTATCtcatttaaaaagtttaattcgAGCTGGAGCTGATCCAGATAGAAAAGATTATGATGGAAGAACACCACtg CATCTCGCAGCATCAAAAGGGCACGAAAATATAACTCTTTTCCTAATTCAACAAGGCGTAGAAGTCAACGTTTTTG ATAATTTTGGGAACACGCCGTTATTTGAAGCGATTAAGAATGGGCATGATAAGATTGCTTCGTTATTAGTGAAACATGGTGCTTCATTCAAAATAGAAGATGCTGGAAGTTTCTTGTGTTCATCAGTATCAAGAGGAGATATAGATTTTATCAGAAGGGTTTTGTCAAATGGTGTTGACCCAAATTCAAAAGATTACGACTTTAGAACTCCACTTCATGTTGCCACGTCACAAGGATCTTATGTAATAGCGAAGATGCTAGTTGAAGCAGGGGCTAATGTTTTATCAAAGGACAG ATGGGGGAATACTCCAGTTGATGAAGCGAGATTATCTGGAAACAAAATATTGATGAAATTATTAGAAGAAAGAAAGTCTTTTCAGATGTCTGAATTTCCTTCATGCTCTCAAGAAACAAGAGATAAAATGTCACGAAAGAAATGTACAGTATATGCGTTTCAGCCATGGGAAATAAAAGATGAAAGAAAATATGGAGTTGTGTTGTGGGTCCCGGACACCATTGATGAACTCATGAAAACAGCAGCTGAGCATTTGAAGTTGGAGCTTTCTACTGGTTTTTGTATTGTAACAGAAGATGTAGGTAAGATTCTTGATGTGAATATGATTACAGATGGACAGAAGATATACTTAATCACTATTGACACATGA